One genomic region from Betaproteobacteria bacterium encodes:
- a CDS encoding sigma-54-dependent Fis family transcriptional regulator, with protein MTANNILVVDDEIGIRELLSEILKDEGYNVKVAENAAVARALRRESRPDLVLLDIWMPDMDGISLLKEWAVSGQLTMPVVMMSGHGTIESAIEATRIGAFDFLEKPISLPKLIATVSKALAGGKALPKAGLTFGHLGRAKIIVELRQRLEQIGRLKNPLLLTGEAGCGFELVARMVHQRNTAWISLPDHGWLADNPFTPLTDARDGVLFIDQVERLNKQEQKGLLQLIGKLDKFNVRLVAAGAQPLLPLAESGDFDGALLTQLAGVTLRIPSLREHPEDIPELASTILLQMVEANECPLRQMNVGALNALRNLDWPGNLPVLQNAIKTLALTSLNSEITAEDVGRISREFGLDLTDRQGTHTRIPFDLPLREARERFEYQYFLHHIRREEGNMSRVADKVGLERTHLYRKLKQLGIRPSAKGEEPAQ; from the coding sequence ATGACAGCAAACAATATCTTGGTCGTGGACGACGAAATCGGCATTCGCGAGTTGCTCTCCGAAATACTCAAGGATGAGGGTTACAACGTGAAGGTCGCCGAAAATGCCGCGGTTGCGCGCGCGCTGCGCCGAGAATCACGGCCGGATCTGGTGCTGCTCGATATCTGGATGCCGGATATGGACGGCATTTCCTTACTCAAGGAATGGGCGGTCTCGGGTCAGCTGACGATGCCGGTGGTGATGATGTCCGGGCACGGCACCATTGAATCCGCCATTGAAGCCACACGTATCGGTGCCTTCGATTTCCTGGAAAAACCGATCAGCCTGCCGAAGCTGATTGCCACGGTCAGCAAGGCGCTGGCCGGCGGCAAGGCGCTTCCCAAGGCAGGGCTCACCTTTGGGCATCTTGGCCGCGCAAAGATAATCGTCGAACTCCGACAACGGCTGGAGCAGATCGGCCGCCTGAAGAATCCACTGTTGCTTACCGGCGAAGCAGGATGCGGATTTGAGCTGGTGGCGCGCATGGTTCACCAGCGCAATACCGCGTGGATCTCATTGCCTGACCACGGCTGGTTGGCGGACAATCCGTTTACGCCCCTTACCGACGCGCGTGACGGCGTGTTGTTCATCGATCAGGTCGAACGCCTGAACAAGCAGGAACAGAAGGGGCTGCTGCAACTGATTGGCAAACTTGATAAATTCAATGTGCGCCTGGTCGCGGCGGGTGCGCAGCCGCTGTTGCCGTTGGCCGAGAGTGGTGATTTTGACGGCGCCCTGCTCACCCAGCTTGCGGGGGTCACGTTACGCATTCCCAGCCTGCGCGAGCATCCGGAGGATATACCGGAGCTGGCCAGTACCATCCTGCTGCAAATGGTGGAAGCCAATGAGTGTCCGCTGCGACAAATGAATGTCGGTGCACTGAATGCGCTACGCAATCTTGACTGGCCTGGCAATCTGCCGGTGCTGCAGAATGCCATCAAAACGCTGGCACTGACCAGCCTGAACAGTGAAATCACGGCCGAAGATGTTGGGCGCATTTCGCGGGAATTTGGTCTCGATCTTACCGACCGCCAGGGCACGCATACGCGCATTCCTTTCGATTTGCCATTGCGCGAGGCGCGTGAGCGATTCGAGTATCAGTACTTCCTGCATCATATTCGTCGCGAGGAAGGCAATATGTCGCGCGTGGCGGACAAAGTCGGGCTCGAGCGCACTCATCTTTATCGCAAGTTGAAGCAACTAGGCATTCGCCCATCGGCGAAGGGCGAGGAGCCGGCGCAGTAA
- a CDS encoding GNAT family N-acetyltransferase, whose translation MLIRRLLAPDARAYWETRNRGLKEFPDAFTTTYEEGFATSPEKLALRFGGVHSDDFVLGAFTASGGLAGCTGFQRELRLKNHHKGTLIGMYVVPEYRGQRVGRLLLDRLIAEVRSLAGMEQLNLTVTHSNEGARRLYLNAGFITFGLEKNALKTGGCYYDKEYMVLAL comes from the coding sequence GTGCTGATTCGCCGTCTGCTTGCCCCTGATGCACGTGCATATTGGGAAACCCGCAATCGCGGCCTTAAGGAATTTCCCGACGCCTTCACCACAACGTATGAAGAAGGTTTCGCGACGTCGCCGGAGAAGCTCGCGCTGCGATTCGGCGGCGTCCATTCTGATGACTTTGTTTTGGGTGCGTTCACGGCGAGCGGCGGTCTTGCCGGTTGCACGGGGTTTCAACGCGAGCTGCGCCTCAAGAACCATCACAAGGGCACGCTGATTGGCATGTATGTCGTGCCCGAGTATCGCGGCCAACGCGTGGGACGGCTCTTGCTGGATCGGCTTATCGCTGAGGTTCGTTCCCTGGCGGGCATGGAGCAGTTGAATCTGACGGTGACCCATTCCAACGAAGGCGCCCGAAGGCTTTACCTCAATGCCGGCTTCATCACATTTGGTCTCGAAAAAAACGCCCTCAAGACCGGCGGCTGCTATTACGACAAGGAATACATGGTTCTGGCGCTGTAA
- a CDS encoding succinylglutamate desuccinylase/aspartoacylase family protein: MTIKPGASPYAVELSPPDISAYKQGNTGIEYITTFDSGKPGPHVMVNAITHGNELCGAIAIDRLFKMSFRPVRGKTTLSFANVAAYQRFDRNLPHASRFVDEDFNRVWTAATLDGPRQSTELARARAMRPMIDQIDYLLDFHSMHDPHGAVMISGPLDKGIDLARRVGVPEFVVADAGHANGTRMRDYGGFGDPASPKAALLVECGQHWEKASEYLAWQTVWRFLRTLDVVDRVQADAEIDQAAVPAQKIVRVTDALIATSLDYKFAEGLKGLSIVPRQGDLIAKDAGRPVVAPYDNCVLIMPTLIHVKPGLTAVRIGRLE, translated from the coding sequence ATGACCATTAAGCCGGGCGCCTCACCTTACGCCGTCGAACTGTCGCCACCAGATATTTCCGCCTATAAACAGGGCAACACGGGCATCGAATACATCACGACATTCGATTCCGGCAAGCCCGGGCCACACGTGATGGTCAACGCCATCACCCACGGCAACGAACTGTGCGGTGCGATTGCGATCGATCGCCTGTTCAAGATGAGTTTTCGTCCGGTGCGCGGCAAGACAACGCTATCGTTTGCCAACGTTGCGGCGTATCAACGCTTCGACAGGAACCTGCCGCACGCGAGCCGCTTCGTCGACGAAGACTTTAATCGGGTCTGGACGGCCGCGACACTGGACGGTCCGCGCCAATCGACGGAACTTGCCCGTGCGCGCGCCATGCGACCCATGATTGACCAGATCGACTATTTGCTGGATTTTCATTCGATGCACGATCCGCATGGCGCCGTGATGATTTCCGGCCCGCTGGACAAAGGCATTGATCTTGCCAGGCGTGTGGGCGTACCCGAATTTGTGGTGGCCGATGCCGGCCATGCCAACGGGACGCGGATGCGCGACTACGGCGGTTTCGGTGATCCCGCTTCACCGAAAGCCGCTTTACTGGTGGAGTGTGGTCAGCATTGGGAGAAGGCGAGCGAGTACCTAGCCTGGCAAACAGTTTGGCGCTTTTTGCGGACCCTTGACGTGGTTGATCGCGTTCAGGCTGATGCGGAAATCGACCAGGCAGCGGTGCCGGCACAGAAAATCGTTCGCGTCACGGACGCCTTGATTGCGACCTCGCTAGACTACAAATTTGCCGAGGGCCTCAAGGGACTTTCAATCGTACCTCGCCAGGGCGACCTGATTGCCAAGGACGCCGGTAGACCGGTGGTGGCGCCGTACGACAACTGTGTGCTGATCATGCCAACCCTGATTCACGTTAAACCTGGTCTGACCGCTGTTCGCATCGGGCGGCTCGAATAG
- a CDS encoding N-formylglutamate amidohydrolase yields the protein MSLLTTSPFQAFTATSSRSTHNHDVPVVFDSPHSGTAYPDDFDTVVPRLVLRRAEDTHVEALYASAPDHGAVLIAANFPRSYIDANRSLLDIDAALLDGNWPGPINVSRKTEKGIGLVWRLLDTGEPIYTRKLTVAEVQARISRCYAPYHKAVRDAINGAHKHYGAVWHINCHSMPATSSVISEEGPGVERADFVLGDRDGTTCAPEFTTFVALTLRAMGYDVRVNDPYKGVELVRAYSDPAAHKHSLQIEVNRKLYMDENSRERNSGFDKLQGDLARLIRAIGAFAREHLPARGHHHDCGHDHHHDHDHHHGHKHHDH from the coding sequence ATGTCTTTACTGACTACGTCCCCATTCCAGGCTTTTACGGCTACGTCTTCCCGAAGCACCCACAACCACGATGTACCGGTGGTATTTGATTCGCCGCACAGCGGTACGGCCTATCCTGACGATTTCGACACCGTCGTGCCAAGGCTGGTGCTGCGCCGCGCGGAGGACACGCACGTCGAGGCGCTATATGCCTCTGCGCCCGATCACGGAGCCGTGTTAATCGCCGCAAACTTCCCGCGCAGTTACATCGACGCCAATCGCTCACTTCTGGATATTGATGCCGCCTTGCTGGATGGCAATTGGCCGGGACCGATCAATGTCAGCCGAAAAACCGAGAAAGGCATCGGCCTGGTGTGGCGGCTGCTTGATACCGGTGAGCCGATCTATACGCGCAAGTTGACCGTAGCCGAAGTGCAGGCCCGGATTTCGCGCTGCTATGCGCCGTATCACAAGGCAGTGCGCGATGCGATCAATGGTGCGCACAAGCACTACGGCGCGGTCTGGCATATCAACTGCCATTCGATGCCGGCGACGTCGTCAGTCATTTCAGAAGAAGGGCCGGGTGTGGAACGTGCCGACTTCGTGCTCGGTGACCGCGATGGCACTACCTGTGCACCCGAGTTCACGACCTTCGTCGCGCTGACCTTGCGAGCCATGGGCTACGACGTCCGGGTCAACGATCCGTACAAGGGCGTGGAGTTGGTGCGTGCCTATTCTGATCCCGCTGCACACAAACATTCACTGCAAATAGAAGTAAATCGCAAACTGTACATGGACGAAAACAGCCGCGAGCGAAACTCGGGCTTCGACAAGCTTCAAGGCGACTTGGCGCGTCTCATCAGGGCCATTGGTGCCTTCGCTCGCGAACACCTGCCCGCTCGCGGACACCATCACGATTGCGGACACGACCATCACCACGACCACGATCACCACCACGGGCACAAACATCATGACCATTAA
- a CDS encoding ABC transporter ATP-binding protein: protein MSEPLLELKNISKRFEKKLDVAGRLARSLGANLREETVHAVDRVDLTIRKGEVVGLVGESGCGKSTLGRVVVGLHHQSDGEKFWRGKNVASMTGDERRAMQLEAQMIFQDPYASLNPRYRVVDIIGEAPVVHGMVSSRDKSSYVADVMQRVGLDPVLSRRFPHQFSGGQRARIGIARALAVNPNFLVCDEAVAALDVSIQAQVLNLFIKLREDLDLTYLFISHDLGVVRHLSDRVVIMYLGRVVETALAEELFAQPNHPYTQGLLAEVPSLVARKKDFVAIKGEIPSPLNPPTGCHFHPRCPHAASVGGNKCATEQPMLKEIAVNRYSACHLNQ from the coding sequence ATGAGCGAGCCCCTGCTGGAACTGAAAAATATTTCCAAGCGCTTCGAGAAAAAGCTCGATGTCGCGGGGCGGCTGGCGCGGTCATTGGGGGCCAACCTGCGCGAAGAAACCGTGCACGCCGTGGACCGCGTCGATCTGACGATACGCAAGGGCGAAGTGGTCGGGCTGGTGGGTGAATCGGGCTGTGGCAAATCCACGCTCGGGCGGGTGGTGGTGGGTTTGCATCATCAAAGCGATGGCGAGAAATTCTGGCGCGGCAAAAATGTTGCCTCCATGACCGGCGATGAAAGACGCGCCATGCAACTCGAGGCGCAAATGATTTTCCAGGACCCCTATGCGTCACTGAATCCGCGCTATCGGGTAGTGGACATTATCGGCGAGGCGCCGGTGGTGCACGGTATGGTCAGCTCCCGCGACAAGTCCTCCTACGTCGCCGACGTCATGCAACGCGTGGGGCTCGATCCGGTATTGTCGCGCCGCTTCCCGCATCAGTTTTCCGGCGGGCAACGCGCGCGCATCGGCATAGCACGGGCGCTGGCGGTGAACCCGAATTTCCTGGTTTGCGATGAAGCGGTCGCCGCACTCGATGTTTCGATCCAGGCCCAGGTGCTAAACCTGTTCATCAAACTGCGTGAAGATCTCGACCTCACGTATCTGTTCATCAGCCACGATCTGGGGGTGGTGCGGCATTTGTCCGATCGCGTGGTGATCATGTATCTTGGGCGCGTGGTGGAAACCGCGCTGGCCGAAGAGCTGTTCGCGCAACCGAATCATCCGTACACACAAGGCTTGCTCGCGGAAGTACCATCGCTGGTGGCGCGGAAGAAGGACTTTGTCGCCATCAAGGGCGAAATTCCGTCGCCGCTCAATCCGCCGACGGGGTGCCATTTTCACCCGCGCTGTCCGCACGCCGCATCGGTTGGCGGCAACAAGTGCGCAACCGAGCAGCCCATGCTCAAGGAAATCGCCGTGAATCGTTACTCGGCGTGCCACCTGAATCAATGA
- a CDS encoding ABC transporter ATP-binding protein, whose amino-acid sequence MSTVLQVDNLRTHFFTKAGIVKAVDDVSFSIDKGQILGLVGESGSGKSMTGYSIMGLIDPPGRVIEGRIVLNGQDVTAYHNEQWRSLRGNRVAMIFQDPMMTLNPVLRIDTQMIEAITAHEKISRDAARERCRSALSQVGIPSPDERLLAYPHQFSGGMRQRVAIAIALLNKPDLIICDEPTTALDVTIQGQILFEMQKLCRESGTALLWITHDLSVVAGLADNVAVMYAGKIVEQGATGELLDHPLHPYTKGLLDSVPSRNVKGKPLKQIAGMTPSLLKIGAGCAFRDRCVRRASECEAAPALTCPIGAESRKVRCFHPHVESPAESTT is encoded by the coding sequence ATGAGTACCGTCCTGCAAGTCGACAATCTGCGCACGCATTTCTTCACCAAGGCCGGCATCGTGAAGGCCGTCGATGATGTTTCTTTTTCGATCGACAAAGGGCAAATCCTCGGTCTGGTCGGTGAATCCGGATCCGGCAAATCCATGACCGGTTACTCGATCATGGGGCTGATCGATCCGCCCGGCCGCGTCATCGAGGGCCGCATTGTGTTGAATGGCCAGGACGTGACGGCTTACCACAACGAGCAATGGCGGTCATTGCGCGGCAATCGCGTGGCGATGATTTTCCAGGACCCGATGATGACGCTGAACCCGGTGCTGCGCATCGACACGCAGATGATCGAGGCCATCACCGCGCACGAAAAAATCTCGCGGGATGCCGCGCGCGAGCGGTGCCGGAGCGCGCTTTCGCAAGTGGGCATTCCTTCGCCGGACGAGCGGCTGCTGGCGTACCCGCACCAGTTCTCGGGCGGCATGCGGCAGCGGGTGGCCATCGCCATCGCCCTCCTGAACAAGCCCGATCTCATCATCTGCGACGAACCCACCACCGCGCTCGATGTGACCATCCAGGGGCAAATACTTTTCGAGATGCAAAAGCTCTGCCGCGAATCCGGCACCGCGCTGCTGTGGATCACGCACGATCTTTCCGTCGTCGCCGGTCTCGCCGACAATGTGGCCGTGATGTACGCGGGCAAGATCGTCGAGCAGGGTGCAACCGGCGAGTTGCTGGATCATCCCCTGCATCCCTACACCAAAGGCCTGCTCGACTCGGTACCGAGCCGTAACGTCAAGGGCAAGCCGCTGAAACAGATTGCCGGCATGACACCCTCGTTGCTGAAGATCGGCGCTGGCTGTGCCTTTCGCGATCGTTGCGTGCGCCGCGCCAGCGAATGCGAAGCGGCACCCGCGCTCACTTGTCCCATTGGTGCTGAATCGCGCAAGGTGCGCTGTTTTCATCCACACGTTGAATCGCCAGCGGAATCGACGACATGA
- a CDS encoding ABC transporter permease produces MQTHALTVDAPIAEETPLRRVWGEFAESKLALIGLAMLLLVIAIALFAPFISPQNPYDLAQIDLMDSKLAPGEKSTADKTYVLGTDDQGRDMLSAIFYGVRISLGVGVASTVVAVCIGLSFGLMAAYFGGWVDTLIMRVVDIQLSFPAILLALILLAVFGQGVDKVIIALITVQWAYYARTVRASALVEMQKEYVEAAKVLSLSKTRILFRHLLPNCLPPLIVVATVQVAHAISLEATLSFLGLGLPITEPSLGLLISNGFSYLMSGKYWISFYPGLALLVTIMSINLVADQLRDVLNPRLKK; encoded by the coding sequence ATGCAAACCCACGCACTGACTGTCGACGCACCGATAGCCGAAGAAACGCCGCTGCGCCGCGTCTGGGGCGAATTTGCGGAGTCGAAGCTCGCGTTGATTGGCCTCGCGATGTTGTTGCTGGTGATTGCGATTGCGCTCTTCGCGCCGTTCATTTCCCCGCAAAATCCGTACGATCTCGCGCAGATCGATCTGATGGACAGCAAGCTCGCCCCGGGCGAAAAATCCACGGCCGACAAGACCTACGTGCTCGGTACCGACGATCAGGGCCGCGATATGCTTTCCGCCATTTTCTACGGCGTGCGTATCTCGCTCGGCGTCGGTGTGGCCAGTACCGTTGTCGCCGTGTGTATCGGTCTCAGCTTTGGATTGATGGCGGCTTATTTCGGCGGGTGGGTGGATACGCTGATCATGCGGGTGGTCGATATCCAGCTCTCGTTCCCGGCGATCTTGCTGGCGCTGATCCTGCTCGCGGTTTTCGGGCAGGGCGTGGACAAAGTGATCATCGCGCTCATCACCGTGCAGTGGGCGTACTACGCGCGAACGGTGCGGGCATCGGCGCTGGTGGAAATGCAGAAGGAATATGTGGAAGCGGCGAAGGTGCTGTCGCTGTCGAAGACGCGAATCCTGTTCCGCCATCTGTTGCCCAATTGCCTGCCGCCGCTGATCGTGGTCGCGACCGTGCAGGTGGCGCATGCGATTTCGCTGGAGGCAACGCTTTCTTTCCTCGGATTGGGGCTACCGATCACCGAGCCGTCGCTGGGCTTGCTGATCTCCAATGGTTTTTCGTATTTGATGAGCGGGAAATACTGGATCAGTTTTTATCCGGGGCTTGCTTTGCTGGTGACGATCATGTCGATCAATCTGGTGGCGGATCAATTGCGCGATGTGCTGAATCCGCGGTTGAAGAAGTGA